DNA from Asanoa sp. WMMD1127:
CGTCGGGCACGGGCACGCCGGCCGCCTCGAGCGCCGCCCGATAGCCGTGCATCCGGGCCTGGTTGCACGCCGACCGGCTTGAGTCGCCGACGTAGCCGATCCGACGGTGGCCGAGGGCGAGCAGGTGCTGTGCCGCGGCCATGCCGCCCGCGAAGTTGGTGGAGCCTACGCTGGCCGCTCGCTGCCGCTGCAGGTTGAGCGGGTCGATGACGACCAGCGGCAGGTGCGCGCGGGAGAGCGCGGCCAGGTCGGTGGAGGTGAGGTCGTCGAGAACCGCGATCACCGCGCGGCGACCCGCGGCGGCCAGGTCGCGCGCCCAACCAATGGGATGGCTGGCGTCGGCGCCGGCCGCGGTGCGCGGCCGGGTGCTGATCGCCACCGCGATGCTGGCCGCGCCGCTGGCGTCGAGGACACCCTGGATGATCTCGGTGGAGTACGCGTTGAGGTCGCACGTGAGCACCAGCTCGATCTGGGCCGTGGCTGGGTTGCCCCTGGCCGCGCGCGACCGCCGGCCGATGTAGTCGTGCTGCTCCAGCAGCGACTCCACCAGCGCGCGGGTCTCGGCGCCGACGTCGCAGCGTCCGTTGACCACTTTGGATACGGTGGTCACCGAGACGCCGGCTAACCTGGCGACGGTGGCCAGCGTCGCGCGGCCGATGGCTATCTCCTTCGTGGAGTGTGGATCGGTCACAGGTACAGACGACCGAGTCGGCGATCGTCATCGGTGACCGATGACAAATTGGGGCTTCGCGGTCGTCAGTACGGTTGCGAGGACCACTGCGCCCCGGACGGCTGGCCGGCGGTAGACATCGCCGACTCCTCGGGCGGCATCAGCACCTCATTGCGTGGATACGAGCTCCCGGCAGCCGGCCGGTGGCCCGCCTCCCAGCGTCAAGCGAGCCCGTCGATCTGTTCGATGACTATTAGAAAATCGACGTGAGCAAATTGCTAACGGAAAATGTGTTATGGAAACGATCCCTTAAAGGTCGCATTGACATGCTGCGATTCCCCGCCGCATGCTGACCAAGCAGACCACGGGACGGCTCGCATCTGAAATGACGCTGCGACGCCTCCCGGCGGGACCTGACTGACCGTCACGGCGGACGGCATGACGATCTGACCGGCACGCATGCCTTGGATGCCCAGCCGCGGCTGGAGCGTCGCAGGGCCACCGACGGCGCGCCTCGTCTGCAGTGGAGCTGCCACGGCGGCACCAACCAGCAGTGGTGGTTCAGCCCATATAGGCCCGCAACCCCGTAAGGACTGTCATGGAAACTCCGAAAATCCGCCGTCGATGGTACGGGCGCTTGTCCGGGCTGGGCGCCATCGTCGCGCTGGTCCTCGTCGCCGGCAGCGCGACGGCGGCCCCCATCCAGCCGGGGCAGAGCGCCCCGATAGTGGGCAGTCAGTCCGGGCGCTGCTTGGCGGTCCCAAACTCCAGCACGAGCAACGGGACGCAGGCGCAGCTGTGGGACTGCACCGGTGCCGCGAACCAGACCTGGACCTACACGTCGACCAGACAGCTGACGGTGTACGGCAACAAGTGCCTCGACGCCAACGGGCAGGGCACTGGCAACGGCACCGCCGTCATCATCTGGGACTGCAACGGACAGGCCAACCAACAGTGGACGGTCAACGCCAACGGCACCGTCACCGGTGTGCAGTCCGGCCGGTGCCTCGACGCCAATGGGGCGGGCACAGCCAACGGAACGAACATCATCCTCTGGGACTGCCACGGCCGGAGCAACCAGCAGTGGAACTCCCCAACGACGCCGCCGCCGCCGGGCGCTGGTCCCTGTGACATCTACGCCTCTGGCGGCACGCCGTGCATCGCCGCACACAGCACAGTCCGCGCACTCTACGGCGCCTACAACGGCAACCTCTACCAGGTGCGGCGCTCGTCGGACAACAGCACCCGGAACATCGGCGTACGCAGCGCTGGTGGCACCGCCAACGCGGCGTCGCAGGACTCGTTCTGCGGCGGCACCACCTGCGTCGTCACCGTCGTCTACGACCAGTCCGGACGAGGTAACGACCTGTGGTACCAGGGATCGAGCGTGGTACCCGGTTCGACCCAGAGCCGTCCAGCGATCGCCACCTCCGAATCACTGACGATCGGGGGCAACGCGGCCTACTCGCTCTACATCAACCCCGGGAACAGCTACTGGCGGGACGGTCACCTGACCGGCGTGCCCACCGGCAGCGCGCCCGAAGGCATGTACATGGTGACCAGCGGCACCCATGTCAACAACGGCTGCTGCTTCGACTATGGCAACAGCGAGACAACCCGCTCGGCCGACGCCGCCGGCGCGATGGATGCCATCAACTTCAGCACGCAGTGCTGGTTCGGCGGCTGCTCCGGCACCGGTCCGTGGGTGCAGGCAGACCTCGAATGGGGCCTCTACCCCGGCGGCAGCCAGGCCTGGAACCCGAACCAGCGCGCCTTCACGAGCAAGTTCGTCACGGCGACGCTGAAGAACAACGGGACGTCCCGCTTCGCCATCAAGGGCAGCAACGCGCAGTCCGGCACCCTCTACACGCTGTGGGACGGCGCTCTCCCGCCCGGATACAGCCCGATGAAGAAGCAGGGAGCCATCATCCTCGGCAGCGGCGGGGACTGCTGCAAGCCCGGCGGCGGCGCCAACCTGAGCGCCGGCACCTTCTACGAAGGCGCGATGGTCGCCGGCTACCCGTCTGACGCCACCGAGAACGCCGTGCAGGCCAACGTCGTCGCGGCCGGCTACCGCTGACCACCCATCGCGAGAGAACGGAGCACACCCATGGGCACCAATCGGCATCGATGGCGCACACTGCTCGCGATCGCCGGGACAGTCGTTCTGGCCAGTGCCGGGGTCGCCGGCATCCGACTGGGCTCCGCGGCCGCGGACGCCGTCCCGCTCGCGGCGACGGCCGGATGTGGCAGAGCGCCGGCGTTGAACAGTGGCACGCATACGATCCAGAGCAGCGGACAGAGTCGCAGCTTCATCCTGCGGGTTCCCGCCAACTACAACAGCAGCAACCCGTACCGGTTGATTTTCGCGTTCCACTGGCGCGGTGGCACCATGAACGACGTCGCCTCGGGCGGAACCAGTGGAAGCGCCTGGTCCTACTACGGGATGCAGGAGCAGTCCAACAACAGCGCGATCCTCGTCGCGCCGCAGGGCCTAGGCAACGGCTGGGCCAACTCCGGCGGTCAGGACATCACCTTCGTCGACGACATGGTCCGCGCGATCGACAACGCGCTGTGTGTCGACACGACGCAGCGCTTCGCCCTTGGCTTCAGCTACGGCGGCGGCATGAGCTACGCGATCGCGTGCGCCCGCGCCAACGTCTTCCGAGCGGTCGCGGTCTACTCGGGCGCCCAGCTGAGCGGGTGCGGCGGCGGCACCCAGCCGATCGCCTACTTCGGCCTCCACGGCATCTCGGACAACGTCCTCAACATCTCTTCAGGGCGTTCGCTGCGTGACACGTTCGTCCGCGCCAACGGCTGCGCCGCCCAGAACCCGCGCGAACCCTCGCAGGGCAGCGGGCAACACGTCACCACCCTCTACTCCTGCCGGGCGGGATACCCGGTGCAGTGGGCCGCGTACGACAGCGGCCACGGGCCGGCTCCGGTGGACGGATGCTCCGGATGTGAAGACGGAGTCAGGACCTGGACCAAGGGCGAGGTGTGGAGATTCTTCGCGCAGTTCGGCGGCACCAGCCCGTCGCCGGATCCGACCACTCCGCCGCCGAACGGCAACCGGTTGCGTAACGAGGGCTCCGGACGCTGCCTGGACGTCAGCCAGGCGTCCACCGCCAACGGGGCACAGCTGCAGATCTGGGACTGCCACAACAACGCCAACCAGCAGTTCGCCCAGAACGGGGCGACCCTGCGGGTGACGGGCAAGTGCCTGGACGCCCCACCCAACGCGGCCGCCGGCAGCCGGCTGCAGATCTGGGACTGCAACGGCGGCGCCAACCAACAATGGCTCTTCAACGGCAACGGCACGATCAGCAGTGCCCAGACCGGGCTGTGCCTGGACGTCAACGGCGCCGCCACCGCCAACGGCTCCGCGGTCATCGTCTGGACCTGCCACGGCGCCACCAACCAACGCTGGACGCGGGCGTAGAGACCGCTTGACAAGGCCGGCCCGCGGCAACCGCAGCGGGCGTCTGTTCGGCGGCACGTGAAAGGAGCAAGCACGTGAAGGCAGCCGGTTCCACCATCGGAGGTTCGCTGCTGGCAAGCGTGGTGGTCGTCGCCGCCGCGTTGACGGCCGGTCTCGTAGACCAGACGCCGGCCGTGGCCGCGACCCAGGCGACCTACTACGTCGCCCCCGACGGCAACGACACCAACCCAGGAACGATCGGCTCGCCATTCCGCACCGTGCAGCGTGCGCGGGACGTCGTACGCGGGGTGAACACCAACATGACCGGCGATATCTACGTCTACCTGCGCGGCGGACGGTACCCGGTGTCCAGCACGATCGAGTTCGGGGCGGCCGACTCGGGGACCAACGGTTTCCGGGTCATCTATGCCGCGTACCAGAACGAGATGCCGGTCCTCGACGGCGGTGTCCAGGTAACCGGATGGACGCAGCACAGCGGCAACATCTGGAAGGCCCCGCTCGACCGCGCCAACAAGCTGCGCACGCTCTACGTCAACGACAAGCGCGCCTTCATGGCTTCGAAAACGATCAACTCCGCGGGATGCCACGGGACCTACACCATCACGGCCGGGCAGGCCGCATGGGCGTGGGAATCGGGATCGCAGTGCGACGGTGCCCGATACAGCACTGCTGACTTCCCTGCGATCGCCCGGAACCAGGACGATATCGAGATCGAGACGGCGACGACCTGGACCACGGCCATCGTCGGGGTCCGCCAGGTGACCACCGACGGCACGAGCCGGGTGGCGCTGTTCCAGCAGCCGGGCGCCGCCATCGCGCAGGGCGCGTTCAACGGCAACGCCCAGGTCGGCGGCAGCCACAAGGTCATGAACGCGTACGAGTTCCTCGACGCGCCCGGCGAGTTCCACTTCGACAAGACCAGCCGGACGCTGTACTACTACAAGGCCAGCTCCGAGAACATGGCGACCGCCACGGTCTTCGCGCCGAACAATGTGACGACCCTGCTGCGGGTCGCCGGCACCTCGACGGGCAGCCACGCGCGGAACATCACGTTCTCGGGCCTCACCCTGCAGCACTCCGACTGGAACCTGTTCAACGTGGCCGGCTCCTCCTTCAAGCAGGCGCAACAGGGCAACCTGGGCGCGCAGGCGTACGCGAAGGGCAACTTCCACGTCTACTACTACCGCAACGTCGACGTCACTCCCGGCATCGTCCAGGTCGACAACGCCGACGGGATCCTCTTTCAGCGCAACCGGATCCAGCACACCGGCGCCGACGGGATCAGCATCGTCAACGACGTGCAGAACTCACAGCTGATCGGTAACCACACCAACGACATCGCCGGATCGGCCATCTCCGTGGGTCATCCGCAGCACGTCTACGTCGGCGACCACACGTCGACCAACCGCGAGAAGTATTCCCCGCAGGTGGAAGGCCTTCCCCGGATCATCGACGTCAAGAACAACTACCTTTACGACAGCGCCGTTCTGTTCAACGGCCACAGTCCAATCTCGGCATACTTCGCCGACACCCTGGCGATCCAGCGCAACCGGATCGAGAAGACTCCGTGGTCGGGCATCACGCTCGGCTGGGGGTGGTGGAACTTCGACGGGTCAGCGGGCTCGATCGCGCCCAACCGGCCGACCACCACGGCGAGGAACAACACCATCAGCCACAACCACATCATCGACACGGTGCAGCGCTTAAGCGACACGGCTCCCATATACACCCTGGGAAGCCAGCCGGGAACCACGGTCACCAACAACTACCTGCAGGGCGTTCCGGCCGGACACAAGTACGGGCTCCACCCGGACGAGGGCTCGGCGTTCATCGCGTTCCGCGACAACGTCCTGAGCGTCGACACGAATATCACGTGGCTCGTCAACTCTGACGACTTCGGCCGCAAGCACGACTTGAGCATCACGCAGACCTATGGCCCGATAAACAAGGTCTCCAACAAGAACCTGCCTAACAGCACGATCGAGGACATCCTGGTCTCCTCCGACTACGTGTGGCCCGCGGCCGCCTACGGCATCGCCGTCAACTCCGGCCTTGAGGACGCATTCCGCGGCATCATTCCGCCGAGCACCATGTCCCTGCCGGACTACGTGCTGCCGGCCAGCACGTTCGTCGGCAGCGGAACCTCGTCCATTCCCATCCGCAGCGCCGGCGACGCGACCAGGTCCGTCTGGCTGGCGCCCGCCGGCACGACCACGTTCGCCGCCGGCCCGACGATGACCAGGGCGGACGGCGTCGCCACCTCTATCGCGGTGCCGACGTCCGCGGGCAGCTACCGGCTTTACGTCCTCGATGCGCAGGGAAATCGGTCGGCCGAGTCCAGGTCGCTCGTCAGGCGGCAGGGCAGCGGCGGCCAGGGCGCGCAGATCGTGGGCGGTCAGTCGGGACGCTGCGTCGACGTTCCCAACTCCACGACCAGCAACGGCACCCAGGTGCAACTGTGGGACTGTGGCGCCGCAGCCGGCCAGCGCTGGACCTACACGTCAGGCAAGCAACTAACCGGAAACGGCAACAAATGCCTCGACGCGAACGGTGCGGGCACGACCAACGGCACCACGGTCATCATCTGGGACTGCCACGGCGGCACGAACCAACAGTGGAACGTCAACGCCAACGGCACCATCTCCAACGTCCTATCCGGACTTTGCCTGGACGCCAACGGCGCCGCCACCACCAACGGCACAAAGCTCATCCTCTGGTCCTGCAACGGCGGCACGAACCAGCAATGGAGCCTGCGCAACTGACGGTGACCCTGGCGCCCGCATCCAGGGCTCCGAGAATCCGCGTTCGGCCGATAAGCCGCGAGCCCGCGTCCTTTACTGGACAAGATGCGCACCCTTCTCGGGGGCACTGTGCTGACAGTCGGGATCGGAGACCACATGGCCGGCGAATATGGTGTCGGACTCATCGGCGTGAACGCGAGTCGTGGCTGGGCCCGGGCATCGCACGTGCCGGCCATCCAAGGGTTGCGGGGGCTACGTCTGGCCGCAGTGGCCACCCGGTCGCAGGACAGCGCCGACGCCGCGGCCAGGGCCTTCGGCGTCGAGCGGGCCTATGGTGACGCTGCGGCGCTCATCGCGGATCAGACGGTCGACGTCGTGGCCGTCGCCACGTCGGTGCCGGCCCATCACGACCTGATCACCGCAGCGGTCCACGCCGGCAAGCACGTTCTCACCGAATGGCCCGTCGGCGTCGACTCCGCGCAGGTTGCGCAGATCAAGCAGGTCACGGCCAGCACGTCGGCACACGTGGCAGTGGGATTACAGGCGCGATTGAATCCGGCGGTGTCCCGGTTGCGTCGGCTGATGGAAAGGTCGGCCATCGGCCCTGTCCGGAACGCCACGATCTATTCGTCCACCGCGGCCTTCGGCTCCCGGCTGTCGCCGAGCGAGGTCGCGCTCGAAGACCCCGCAGCAGGGATGAACCTGGTGACCATCCAACTGGCGCACACCGTCGACCTCGTCGAAGTCCTGCTCGGCCAGCTCGGGGACATCACCGCCGAGTTCCGCACGCAGTACCCACGGCCGCACGTCGACGGCACAGACCAGCGGCTGCAACGCAGCCTGCCGGACCACGTCCTCCTACAGGGAAGAGCCGGCGGGACGCCCGTCGCCGTCGAAGTGGTCGGCGGCCGTCCGCCTGACGACTGCCCGTTCCGCCTGGAACTGCACGGCGAAGAAGGCAGGCTCGATCTGCGGGGCGGACATGCGCGAGGATTCCAGGCTGGCTCAATGCGGCTGGCACGCAACGGCCACCCCGTCGACATCGAGGGTGGCGAGACCACCGACCTCCCCGAATCGGCAGTCAACACCGCGGGGGTGTACGCCGCCCTGCGCGACGACATCGACTCCGGCACCGAGACGGCACCGTCGCTCAACGAGGCGGCACGGCTCACCCGCCTGCTCGACGCCGTGCGGGATGCCGCGAACGGTTCCTGACGCTACCCGAACGCGTTGGATCCGAGCCGGCTTCAGCCCGGCGACGCGGCGAGACGGAGACGCGTACGCCAGTGATGAAGGGCGTGTTCAGCGACACCGAGCCCGCCGCGGGCAGCACCCAGAGCTACACCCGCGACCCCAATGGCGACCTCAGCCTGCGCACCCAGAGCAACGCCGTAGGCACCACCCCGCGATCAACGCCGCGGCCCACCAC
Protein-coding regions in this window:
- a CDS encoding substrate-binding domain-containing protein; the protein is MTDPHSTKEIAIGRATLATVARLAGVSVTTVSKVVNGRCDVGAETRALVESLLEQHDYIGRRSRAARGNPATAQIELVLTCDLNAYSTEIIQGVLDASGAASIAVAISTRPRTAAGADASHPIGWARDLAAAGRRAVIAVLDDLTSTDLAALSRAHLPLVVIDPLNLQRQRAASVGSTNFAGGMAAAQHLLALGHRRIGYVGDSSRSACNQARMHGYRAALEAAGVPVPDDHRQTGDFRYQDGIAGGAAQLDLPKRPTAVFASSDEMAAGVIEAARARGLRVPDDLSVVGFDDTEVARLFSPPLTTVRQPLREMGGVALRTALRVAAGEKLDSHHVELATELIVRGSTAAR
- a CDS encoding arabinofuranosidase catalytic domain-containing protein; amino-acid sequence: MSGLGAIVALVLVAGSATAAPIQPGQSAPIVGSQSGRCLAVPNSSTSNGTQAQLWDCTGAANQTWTYTSTRQLTVYGNKCLDANGQGTGNGTAVIIWDCNGQANQQWTVNANGTVTGVQSGRCLDANGAGTANGTNIILWDCHGRSNQQWNSPTTPPPPGAGPCDIYASGGTPCIAAHSTVRALYGAYNGNLYQVRRSSDNSTRNIGVRSAGGTANAASQDSFCGGTTCVVTVVYDQSGRGNDLWYQGSSVVPGSTQSRPAIATSESLTIGGNAAYSLYINPGNSYWRDGHLTGVPTGSAPEGMYMVTSGTHVNNGCCFDYGNSETTRSADAAGAMDAINFSTQCWFGGCSGTGPWVQADLEWGLYPGGSQAWNPNQRAFTSKFVTATLKNNGTSRFAIKGSNAQSGTLYTLWDGALPPGYSPMKKQGAIILGSGGDCCKPGGGANLSAGTFYEGAMVAGYPSDATENAVQANVVAAGYR
- a CDS encoding RICIN domain-containing protein; translation: MGTNRHRWRTLLAIAGTVVLASAGVAGIRLGSAAADAVPLAATAGCGRAPALNSGTHTIQSSGQSRSFILRVPANYNSSNPYRLIFAFHWRGGTMNDVASGGTSGSAWSYYGMQEQSNNSAILVAPQGLGNGWANSGGQDITFVDDMVRAIDNALCVDTTQRFALGFSYGGGMSYAIACARANVFRAVAVYSGAQLSGCGGGTQPIAYFGLHGISDNVLNISSGRSLRDTFVRANGCAAQNPREPSQGSGQHVTTLYSCRAGYPVQWAAYDSGHGPAPVDGCSGCEDGVRTWTKGEVWRFFAQFGGTSPSPDPTTPPPNGNRLRNEGSGRCLDVSQASTANGAQLQIWDCHNNANQQFAQNGATLRVTGKCLDAPPNAAAGSRLQIWDCNGGANQQWLFNGNGTISSAQTGLCLDVNGAATANGSAVIVWTCHGATNQRWTRA
- a CDS encoding ricin-type beta-trefoil lectin domain protein, encoding MKAAGSTIGGSLLASVVVVAAALTAGLVDQTPAVAATQATYYVAPDGNDTNPGTIGSPFRTVQRARDVVRGVNTNMTGDIYVYLRGGRYPVSSTIEFGAADSGTNGFRVIYAAYQNEMPVLDGGVQVTGWTQHSGNIWKAPLDRANKLRTLYVNDKRAFMASKTINSAGCHGTYTITAGQAAWAWESGSQCDGARYSTADFPAIARNQDDIEIETATTWTTAIVGVRQVTTDGTSRVALFQQPGAAIAQGAFNGNAQVGGSHKVMNAYEFLDAPGEFHFDKTSRTLYYYKASSENMATATVFAPNNVTTLLRVAGTSTGSHARNITFSGLTLQHSDWNLFNVAGSSFKQAQQGNLGAQAYAKGNFHVYYYRNVDVTPGIVQVDNADGILFQRNRIQHTGADGISIVNDVQNSQLIGNHTNDIAGSAISVGHPQHVYVGDHTSTNREKYSPQVEGLPRIIDVKNNYLYDSAVLFNGHSPISAYFADTLAIQRNRIEKTPWSGITLGWGWWNFDGSAGSIAPNRPTTTARNNTISHNHIIDTVQRLSDTAPIYTLGSQPGTTVTNNYLQGVPAGHKYGLHPDEGSAFIAFRDNVLSVDTNITWLVNSDDFGRKHDLSITQTYGPINKVSNKNLPNSTIEDILVSSDYVWPAAAYGIAVNSGLEDAFRGIIPPSTMSLPDYVLPASTFVGSGTSSIPIRSAGDATRSVWLAPAGTTTFAAGPTMTRADGVATSIAVPTSAGSYRLYVLDAQGNRSAESRSLVRRQGSGGQGAQIVGGQSGRCVDVPNSTTSNGTQVQLWDCGAAAGQRWTYTSGKQLTGNGNKCLDANGAGTTNGTTVIIWDCHGGTNQQWNVNANGTISNVLSGLCLDANGAATTNGTKLILWSCNGGTNQQWSLRN
- a CDS encoding Gfo/Idh/MocA family oxidoreductase, translated to MRTLLGGTVLTVGIGDHMAGEYGVGLIGVNASRGWARASHVPAIQGLRGLRLAAVATRSQDSADAAARAFGVERAYGDAAALIADQTVDVVAVATSVPAHHDLITAAVHAGKHVLTEWPVGVDSAQVAQIKQVTASTSAHVAVGLQARLNPAVSRLRRLMERSAIGPVRNATIYSSTAAFGSRLSPSEVALEDPAAGMNLVTIQLAHTVDLVEVLLGQLGDITAEFRTQYPRPHVDGTDQRLQRSLPDHVLLQGRAGGTPVAVEVVGGRPPDDCPFRLELHGEEGRLDLRGGHARGFQAGSMRLARNGHPVDIEGGETTDLPESAVNTAGVYAALRDDIDSGTETAPSLNEAARLTRLLDAVRDAANGS